Proteins from a genomic interval of Candidatus Fokinia cryptica:
- a CDS encoding ribonuclease HII encodes MTTLPNNEIEEQYKTKAVIGADECGVGSLVGPVISAAVVYDERLLSLNINDSKKLSKKKREDIYNELMRLEVEYAVGGASISEIEKMNILNAAKLSMQRAITMLRSPNCVALIDGNRKIEIPEALVIPIIKGDTKSVTIAAASIIAKVTRDTIISNMSSMYSGYGLERNMGYATKYHIEMLKQNGYTQYHRKCMLKKLICI; translated from the coding sequence GTGACAACACTACCAAATAACGAGATAGAGGAGCAATATAAAACAAAAGCAGTAATTGGAGCTGATGAATGTGGAGTAGGTTCATTAGTAGGGCCTGTTATAAGTGCTGCTGTTGTATATGATGAGCGCTTGCTCTCACTCAATATCAATGATTCTAAAAAGCTATCCAAAAAAAAGAGAGAGGATATTTATAATGAATTAATGAGGCTCGAAGTAGAGTATGCAGTAGGAGGTGCTAGCATCAGTGAAATAGAGAAAATGAATATTCTAAATGCTGCTAAGCTTAGCATGCAACGAGCAATAACAATGCTTCGCTCTCCAAATTGCGTAGCACTTATAGATGGAAACAGAAAAATTGAGATACCTGAAGCTCTTGTAATTCCCATAATAAAGGGAGATACCAAATCCGTAACAATTGCAGCAGCCTCTATAATTGCAAAAGTTACACGAGATACTATTATAAGTAACATGAGTAGTATGTATAGCGGATATGGATTAGAACGAAATATGGGATACGCTACAAAATATCATATAGAAATGCTAAAACAAAATGGATATACACAGTATCATAGAAAATGCATGTTAAAAAAGCTTATCTGTATATGA